A segment of the Sphingopyxis sp. OAS728 genome:
GCTTACACGCAGGCGCTGCGCTATGTGCTGAAGGACAGCAATGTCCGCATCATCGAAGCGCTGCCGCCCGTGGTCGCAACGAACATGACCGCGAGGCGCGACGGCAAGAAGATGACCGCACATGACTGCGCTGCCGAGATCGTCCGCGGGATCCGCGCCGGCAAAACCGAGATCAACGTCGGCATGGTGAAGATATTGCAGCTCGTCCACAGCATCTCGCCCGCGCTGGCGCGGCAGATCATGATCAAATTCTGAGAAGCGCGGCATGATCACGCTATATGGAGAAGGACGAGGCTTCCGCGTCGCCTGGCTGCTCGAAGAGTTGGGGATTCCTTATCGGCTGCGGCAGGTCGACCTGCTCGACGGGATCGAGAATGATCACGAATTCCTCGCGGTCAATCCGGCGGGGTTCATTCCAGCGATCGTCGATGGCGAGACAATCATGGTCGAATCCATTGCGATCATGGAATATCTGCTCGCGCGGTACGGCGAGGGATCGTTAGTCCCCGCAACGGACGATCCCGCCTTCGCTGCCTATCTGCAGTTCCTCCATATGGGCGAGGCAGGCCTTGCAGGACCGGTCAACGCCATCGTCGCAACCATCATCCTCGCCCCCGAAAGCGAGCAGACGAACTGGACGACGGGCTGGGCGCTCGACATCTTCAAGAGCCGACTGGGCCTCGTGAGCCGCCAACTGGCGCAGGCGCCCTACATAGCGGGCGAGCGGTTCACTGCGGCGGATATATCGGTGACCTATGCGCTGCAATTCGCCGAGCGCACCATCGGTTTCGCGTTCGGCACGGTGGAACTGGATTATATCGCACGAACCACGGCGCGCGCAGCATATCGGCGCGCGATGGACAACTGCCCCGCCACGAAAGCGTGGGTCGCCGGGCTGGCCGGAACAAAATAGCCCGGAAAAGCAAAACGCCCGCGGAAATCCGCGGGCGCTCTGTTTTCAGCGATGTCGAAGGGGTCACCCCTTGGCGACGCCCGCGATGGCCTGATCAACCAGCGCCTTGTCTGCGGCTGCGTCATGCTTGTCGGCGATCAGCTTCGCTGCCGCTTCGGTCGCTGCCTTGGCAGCCGCCGTGCGGACTTCGGCAAGCGCGCCGGCTTCGGCCGCGGCGATGCGGTCTTCGGCCATCTGCTTGCGGCGTGCGATCAGCGCGGTCGCATCGGCCTTGGCTTTGGCGACGAGCGCTTCGGCCTCGGCATCCGCCCGGGCGCGCATCTCGTCAGCTTCCTTGGCGGCGTCGGCGAGCTTCGCCTCATATTCGGCCTTCAGCGATTCGGCGTCGAGACGCAGCGCTTCGGCTTCCTTGAGCTGCTGCGAAATCTCGGCAATCTTGTTGTCGAGCATGCCCGCGACCATCGCCGGCACCTTCTTCCACAGCAGGATGGCGATGAAGATCGCCATTGCGATCGAAACCCAGACGGTCGCGTCGATGAAACCGAACGATGCCGGCTCGGCGTGCACTTCGCCCGCGGCTTCGGACAGGATGGTCAGAACATTAGCCATGGAGCACCGCCTTCACCGCCGCCTTGGCATCCGCCGCAGCGACCTTCACGCCCGACAGCTTGGCGAC
Coding sequences within it:
- a CDS encoding glutathione S-transferase family protein, whose amino-acid sequence is MITLYGEGRGFRVAWLLEELGIPYRLRQVDLLDGIENDHEFLAVNPAGFIPAIVDGETIMVESIAIMEYLLARYGEGSLVPATDDPAFAAYLQFLHMGEAGLAGPVNAIVATIILAPESEQTNWTTGWALDIFKSRLGLVSRQLAQAPYIAGERFTAADISVTYALQFAERTIGFAFGTVELDYIARTTARAAYRRAMDNCPATKAWVAGLAGTK
- a CDS encoding F0F1 ATP synthase subunit B, whose protein sequence is MANVLTILSEAAGEVHAEPASFGFIDATVWVSIAMAIFIAILLWKKVPAMVAGMLDNKIAEISQQLKEAEALRLDAESLKAEYEAKLADAAKEADEMRARADAEAEALVAKAKADATALIARRKQMAEDRIAAAEAGALAEVRTAAAKAATEAAAKLIADKHDAAADKALVDQAIAGVAKG